The genomic interval GGAGTCCTCCGCATGTCCATGTAGGAGAAGAAGTTCACCGGGTACGGCCAGGTGCGCAGCGCGAAGTGCTCGGGGGCGAGCAGTTCCCAGGCCCGGATGAAGGGCACTTCCAGGCTGCCCATCATGGCGCCGAAGCCGGCCCGCACACCGGCGATGAGCTCGTCGAATTCCAAGCCCTTCCCGACGGGGAACTCGATGGGCAGCGTATTCACGAACCACCCCACGGAATGCTTCCAGGGCCCCCGGCCGCGCTCGCTGACGGGCATGAATCCCCGGTACGAGTCGGGGCCGCCCAGGGCGTGAAGGGCGGTGCCGACGCTCGCGAGGAGGCCCATGAAGAACTTCCCGCCGGCCTCCCTGCACCGGGTCTCCAGCGCCTCGGTCTCCCGCGCGTCGAGCAGCCTGTCCGCCTCGTTCACCGTCGGGTACAGCCGGTTCGGCTCGATCCCGAGCTCCAGCGGGAAGCGCGGGAAGAACTCGCCGTTGCCCGCCATGAAGGATTTCCAGTAGTCGAGACGCTCGTCGCCCGCTTCCAGCGACAGATAACGGACCCGCTGCTCGTGCGCGAAGTCCAAATAGCTGCCCGCGACGGGGAGTACGGGCTCGCGGCCCTGGGTGTAGGCCGCGTAGGCGGTCTGGATGTCGTTCACGACGTTCGGCATCGACACACCGTCCGACACGATGTGGTCGAAGGCCATGTACACCGTCGAAGAACCGGTTTCCCTGACCACGGCCCCCATCATGAACAGCGGCCAGGCCAGTGTGTCGATCTGCTTCTGGAAGCTGTCCGACATGAACGCGAGGAGCT from Streptomyces albireticuli carries:
- a CDS encoding condensation domain-containing protein, which produces MRQFPLEGLEIAPGRVVEWRLRSTRRSEEGGTEGARKSASFNQDKHFSVVEEARKANDSIASWLAVTFEVEGPLDRDALEAALLFLARRHEVLRCEFQRLAGDLSCGAIDEEEIALDVAEMGDFDTSAELLAFMSDSFQKQIDTLAWPLFMMGAVVRETGSSTVYMAFDHIVSDGVSMPNVVNDIQTAYAAYTQGREPVLPVAGSYLDFAHEQRVRYLSLEAGDERLDYWKSFMAGNGEFFPRFPLELGIEPNRLYPTVNEADRLLDARETEALETRCREAGGKFFMGLLASVGTALHALGGPDSYRGFMPVSERGRGPWKHSVGWFVNTLPIEFPVGKGLEFDELIAGVRAGFGAMMGSLEVPFIRAWELLAPEHFALRTWPYPVNFFSYMDMRRTPGAGHHPQWQPTAHVWASTANGTCSWFQRDVTGLYMNSIYVDTGEARRTMRSVREVLTETLRATSRVALREPAAVS